A genome region from Eremothecium gossypii ATCC 10895 chromosome VII, complete sequence includes the following:
- a CDS encoding AGL292Cp (NOHBY716; No homolog in Saccharomyces cerevisiae; Syntenic homolog of Kluyveromyces lactis KLLA0E20977g), whose amino-acid sequence MNRSIHSSVTAMASDDASSLRHERSTYSAESEETLVNSYGPYSTTGIVMTSVMMNKAQRKGEVSEQWMRLFLDSTPVEDVAVLQRGMSVTGRCLDTLQRILQSMHGYRQIVPGLAMFKEAWNLQCYHGNEADFPLLDVPIKVNSLTTLASLLVEHRVSGYSTPIEQLTTVLQYLNKLLQASRVDSAHTAPAPGRPRSDSRGSRRSFGHKKPDARLTFTSPPTAASLPTDSDSASIFSDQSLTSTVQKAKRGLFNRLMPRRKGSTSIRPAPGSAKRSHSRHSSYTPSIFTDDNLSAKNEASFRRQNLEAMAKYQNLVLLLHTELAQLVPSPQTDVLFSFVAKSILPFLISDCRTLVRSCVSTLLLEKL is encoded by the coding sequence ATGAACCGGTCTATCCATTCGTCGGTGACTGCGATGGCCTCGGACGACGCCAGCAGTCTTCGGCATGAGCGGTCGACGTACTCGGCGGAGTCAGAGGAAACGCTCGTCAACTCGTATGGGCCCTACAGCACCACGGGAATCGTGATGACATCTGTGATGATGAACAAGGCCCAGCGCAAGGGCGAAGTGTCCGAGCAGTGGATGCGGCTCTTCCTGGACAGCACGCCTGTCGAGGACGTGGCGGTGCTGCAGCGCGGGATGTCGGTGACGGGGCGCTGCCTGGACACGTTGCAGCGCATCCTGCAAAGCATGCACGGATACCGCCAGATCGTCCCGGGCCTGGCGATGTTCAAAGAGGCATGGAACCTGCAGTGCTACCACGGCAACGAGGCGGACTTTCCGCTGCTCGACGTGCCGATCAAGGTCAACAGCCTGACCACACTGGCCAGCCTGCTGGTCGAGCACCGCGTGTCCGGTTACAGCACGCCGATCGAGCAACTCACCACGGTGCTTCAGTACCTCAAcaagctgctgcaggcgtCGCGCGTCGACTCGGCGCACacggcgcccgcgccagGGCGCCCGCGTAGCGACAGccgcggcagcaggcgcagctTCGGCCATAAGAAGCCGGACGCCCGCCTGACCTTCACCTCGCCCCCCACTGCAGCCTCGCTACCCACAGACTCCGACTCCGCCTCCATCTTCAGCGACCAGTCCCTCACATCCACCGTCCAGAAGGCCAAGCGCGGCCTGTTCAACCGCCTGATGCCCCGCCGCAAGGGCTCTACCTCTATCCGCCCCGCCCCGGGCTCTGCCAAGCGCTCCCACTCGCGTCACAGCTCCTACACGCCCTCCATCTTCACAGACGACaacctctcggccaagaACGAGGCCAGTTTCCGCCGCCAGAACCTCGAGGCAATGGCCAAGTACCAGAACCTCGTTCTCCTACTGCATACCGAGCTCGCCCAGCTCGTCCCGTCCCCGCAGACGGACGTGCTCTTTTCCTTTGTCGCCAAGAGTATTCTCCCCTTTCTTATCTCGGACTGCCGCACCCTGGTCCGCTCCTGTGTCTCTACTCTGCTGCTCGAGAAGCTGTAA
- a CDS encoding uncharacterized protein (Syntenic homolog of Saccharomyces cerevisiae YBL086C): MSLLFNSKNKSKRPKFLLHLEIKELSNIPQSSGYCYVKWHLKDGTGTLSHSVKEVETSDQQHVAVSNQSKGSTAHVLVRAHRARWNHRLEPPVKVKLAVDHERRLARKELTLDVYFEFMEGEHMHMRGNCPSPSPSTLSSQSGTITGAGGSGGSVYTKKVSGKHLLGSVTTDLADYVNLQQEPITNRLLLQRSKINSILTLSIRLQLIRGHMDDFLLREQQEPCSGTGAGWHDVFDDGPPDMPPALVVPQITRTSSPSMNNSSGNSALYHSGLSPARRFTKTDGLSMTFTNPVVEKLYQKSVEIPWDPRPGEYSARDCVEDILEGGDGWAKNERGLSLVDLQAAHPIEADVGLIQRPRITRSGPSYLLVPPMQLAPAPSSKISIDRRDDWDFLSARQRKHIRIKNRKEGTGRLLENREEFESDLSLEGSPRQNSDDRSWRVKHILP; this comes from the coding sequence ATGTCGTTGCTATTCAATTCGAAGAACAAGAGCAAGAGGCCCAAATTTCTGCTCCATCTTGAAATAAAAGAACTCTCGAATATCCCACAGTCGTCGGGCTACTGCTATGTAAAATGGCACTTGAAAGACGGTACAGGGACGCTGTCGCACAGTGTCAAGGAGGTGGAGACGTCAGACCAGCAGCATGTGGCGGTGAGCAACCAGAGCAAGGGGTCGACGGCGCATGTACTTGTGCGGGCGCATCGGGCGCGTTGGAACCACCGGCTCGAGCCGCCGGTCAAGGTTAAGTTGGCGGTGGACCACGAGCGACGCCTTGCGAGGAAGGAGCTTACGCTGGACGTCTATTTTGAGTTTATGGAGGGCGAACACATGCACATGCGTGGCAACTGCCCGAGCCCGAGCCCGAGTACGCTGTCGTCGCAGAGCGGCACGATCACCGGAGCGGGGGGCTCCGGCGGCAGTGTGTACACGAAGAAGGTTTCTGGGAAGCACCTATTGGGGTCTGTGACAACCGACCTTGCGGACTACGTCAATCTCCAGCAAGAACCTATCACGAATCGGCTACTCCTACAGAGGTCTAAGATCAACTCCATCCTCACACTCAGCATACGGCTGCAGCTCATACGTGGTCATATGGATGACTTCCTACTTAGAGAACAGCAGGAACCGTGTTCCGGCACGGGCGCGGGCTGGCATGACGTCTTCGACGACGGCCCTCCAGACATGCCACCAGCGCTTGTCGTTCCGCAGATCACGAGAACCAGTTCTCCCTCGATGAACAATAGCAGCGGAAACAGCGCACTATACCACAGCGGGTTATCGCCAGCACGCCGCTTCACCAAGACTGACGGGCTGTCTATGACCTTCACCAACCCAGTGGTGGAGAAGTTGTATCAAAAATCCGTCGAAATACCATGGGACCCACGCCCAGGCGAGTACTCGGCGAGAGACTGCGTGGAGGACATCCTTGAAGGGGGCGACGGCTGGGCTAAGAATGAGCGGGGCTTGAGCTTAGTCGACCTACAGGCTGCGCATCCCATTGAAGCGGATGTCGGCCTTATCCAGAGGCCGCGGATTACGAGGTCAGGGCCATCGTATCTGCTGGTCCCTCCTATGCAGTTAGCACCTGCCCCATCCTCCAAAATTAGCATCGACAGGCGCGATGATTGGGACTTCCTCAGTGCTAGGCAACGGAAACATATCAGAATCAAAAATAGAAAAGAGGGCACAGGCAGACTGCTCGAAAACCGTGAGGAGTTCGAAAGCGATCTTTCGCTCGAGGGCTCTCCTCGACAGAATAGTGATGATCGCAGCTGGCGAGTAAAACATATCCTTCCATAG
- a CDS encoding AGL290Cp (Syntenic homolog of Saccharomyces cerevisiae YER115C (SPR6)), producing MSDNKSRRKPFYNNHVRRSRAIGCSAVASAAGVVMRSASQQVYGTETAEALCSNTKLTKRLLDFHLKRGRWKSKKRRPLKIEDFLDNGLKHIRSGIYAGSQDDRPIRCSMRGIKHLYYVSPRVLCMCRWCSLRPSPLRSEITTYSDDESMYLQLLGRWNAGYFQYCGDEVYGRQHNSLIRML from the coding sequence ATGTCTGATAACAAATCCAGGAGGAAACCATTTTACAATAACCATGTAAGGCGGTCTCGGGCAATTGGATGCAGTGCAGTGGCATCCGCAGCCGGTGTAGTCATGCGTAGCGCCTCGCAGCAGGTGTATGGGACAGAGACCGCGGAGGCGCTGTGTTCAAATACTAAGTTGACGAAGCGGCTTCTCGACTTCCATTTGAAACGAGGCCGCTGGAAGTCTAAAAAGAGACGACCATTGAAGATCGAAGACTTTTTAGACAACGGTTTGAAGCATATAAGGTCCGGCATATATGCCGGCAGTCAAGATGATCGACCAATTCGATGCTCGATGAGGGGGATCAAGCATCTCTACTACGTATCACCAAGGGTGTTATGCATGTGCAGGTGGTGTAGCTTGAGGCCCAGCCCGCTACGTTCGGAAATCACCACCTACTCTGACGATGAGTCGATGTACCTACAGCTGTTGGGTCGGTGGAATGCCGGCTACTTCCAATACTGCGGCGACGAGGTATATGGGCGGCAGCACAACTCTCTCATCAGGATGCTGTAA
- the SLX8 gene encoding SUMO-targeted ubiquitin ligase complex subunit SLX8 (Syntenic homolog of Saccharomyces cerevisiae YER116C (SLX8)) codes for MAGERGGAALGAPLGGDEADGAQAEEWNTDGGTQESGASSESEAPARKRRRVGRNRQMYDSDDSDYDGSPPQVAVGDSAAGRAAAATARADESGDGSQSSVELADEGSAGGGEEPDIVYLEARGPVSGSVVDVEAEARLQQVVEIPDEEVGEEQTRLGGDRPVECKKAMDYKCPICFDPPEAALMTPCGHIYCTVCLFQMVNSSRGYRRNGQCALCRKDVKLKEVGLVVLRKKRVRKQSAE; via the coding sequence ATGGCTGGCGAGCGTGGGGGTGCGGCACTTGGGGCTCCTCTGGGTGGAGATGAAGCAGACGGCGCGCAGGCCGAGGAATGGAACACGGATGGCGGAACTCAGGAGAGCGGCGCAAGCAGTGAAAGCGAGGCGCCTGCACGGAAGCGGCGACGCGTTGGGCGCAACCGACAGATGTACGACTCCGATGATTCGGATTACGATGGGTCTCCCCCCCAGGTGGCGGTGGGCGATAGTGCGGCTGGCAGAGCAGCGGCCGCAaccgcgcgcgcggacgAGAGCGGGGATGGGTCGCAGAGCAGCGTCGAGTTGGCAGATGAAGGATCTGCAGGTGGCGGCGAGGAACCAGACATCGTATACCTAGAGGCTCGCGGACCAGTGAGTGGCAGTGTGGTGGACGTGGAGGCAGAGGCGCGCCTGCAGCAAGTGGTGGAGATACCGGACGAGGAGGTGGGCGAAGAACAGACCCGGCTCGGCGGAGACCGGCCGGTGGAGTGCAAGAAAGCAATGGATTACAAGTGCCCGATCTGCTTTGACCCGCCGGAGGCAGCGCTGATGACGCCCTGCGGTCACATCTATTGTACAGTCTGTTTGTTCCAGATGGTGAACAGCTCGAGGGGCTACCGGCGCAACGGACAGTGCGCGCTCTGCAGGAAGGACGTGAAACTGAAAGAGGTCGGGCTAGTCGTGCTACGGAAAAAACGTGTGCGTAAGCAGTCTGCGGAATGA
- the RPL23A gene encoding 60S ribosomal protein uL14 (Syntenic homolog of Saccharomyces cerevisiae YBL087C (RPL23A) and YER117W (RPL23B); 1-intron), whose product MSGNGAQGTKFRISLGLPTGAIMNCADNSGARNLYIMAVKGSGSRLNRLPAASLGDMVMATVKKGKPELRKKVMPAIVVRQSKPWRRKDGVYLYFEDNAGVIANPKGEMKGSAITGPVGKECADLWPRIASNSGVVV is encoded by the exons ATGTCCGGTAACGGTGCGCAAGGTACTAAGTTCAGAATTTCT CTAGGTTTGCCAACTGGCGCCATCATGAACTGTGCGGACAACTCTGGCGCCAGAAACCTTTACATCATGGCTGTCAAGGGCTCTGGTTCCAGATTGAACAGACTGCCAGCTGCTTCTTTGGGTGACATGGTTATGGCCACCGTCAAGAAGGGTAAGCCAGAGTTGAGAAAGAAGGTCATGCCAGCCATCGTTGTCAGACAGTCCAAGCCATGGAGAAGAAAGGACGGTGTCTACTTGTACTTCGAGGACAACGCTGGTGTCATTGCCAACCCTAAGGGTGAAATGAAGGGTTCTGCCATTACCGGTCCAGTTGGTAAGGAGTGTGCCGACTTGTGGCCAAGAATTGCCTCCAACTCGGGTGTCGTTGTTTAA